Proteins from a genomic interval of Lysobacter stagni:
- the acnB gene encoding bifunctional aconitate hydratase 2/2-methylisocitrate dehydratase — translation MLEAYRHHVAERAALGIPPLPLTAQQTADVIELLKNPPAGEEGFLLDLITNRVPAGVDDAAKVKASYLAAVAFGTEKNALISRARATELLGTMLGGYNIHPLVELLDDAEVGTVAANALKHTLLMFDAFHDVQEKAEKGNANAKSVLQSWADAEWFTSRPEVPESMTITVFKVTGETNTDDLSPAPDATTRPDIPLHALAMLKNKRDGIEPEEDGKRGPVAFIESLKEKGHLVAYVGDVVGTGSSRKSATNSVLWFTGEDIPFIPNKRFGGVCLGSKIAPIFYNTMEDAGALPIELDVSQMNMGDVVELRPYDGKALKDGKVIAEFAVKSDVLFDEVRAGGRIPLIVGRGLTAKAREALGLAPSTLFRLPQNPADTGKGYSLAQKMVGRACGLPENKGIRPGTYCEPKMTSVGSQDTTGPMTRDELKDLACLGFSADLVMQSFCHTAAYPKPVDVKTHHELPAFISNRGGIALRPGDGVIHSWLNRMLLPDTVGTGGDSHTRFPVGISFPAGSGLVAFAAATGVMPLDMPESVLVRFKGEMQPGVTLRDLVNAIPLAAIKQGLLTVAKQGKKNIFSGRILEIEGLPHLKVEQAFELSDASAERSAAGCTVHLDKAPIIEYITSNITLLKWMIAEGYADPRSLARRIKAMEAWLANPQLLEGDADAEYAAVIEIDLNEIVEPILACPNDPDDVKTLSDVAGAKIDEVFIGSCMTNIGHFRAAAKLLEGKRDIPTRLWVAPPTKMDASELTKEGHYGTFGTAGARMEMPGCSLCMGNQAQAREGATVFSTSTRNFPNRLGRNTNVYLGSAELAAICSRLGRIPTREEYMADVGVINSNGAEIYRYMNFDQIEDYRQVAETVSA, via the coding sequence ATGTTGGAAGCCTACCGCCACCACGTTGCCGAGCGCGCCGCCCTCGGTATTCCGCCGCTGCCGCTCACCGCGCAGCAGACCGCCGACGTCATCGAACTGCTGAAGAACCCGCCGGCGGGCGAGGAAGGCTTCCTGCTCGACCTGATCACCAATCGCGTGCCGGCCGGCGTCGACGACGCCGCCAAGGTGAAGGCCTCGTACCTCGCCGCCGTCGCCTTCGGCACCGAGAAGAACGCGCTGATCTCCCGCGCCCGCGCCACCGAGCTGCTGGGCACGATGCTGGGCGGCTACAACATCCATCCGCTGGTCGAGCTGCTGGACGACGCCGAAGTCGGCACCGTCGCCGCCAACGCGCTCAAGCACACGCTGCTGATGTTCGACGCCTTCCATGACGTGCAGGAAAAGGCCGAGAAGGGCAACGCCAACGCGAAGTCCGTGCTGCAGAGCTGGGCCGACGCCGAGTGGTTCACCAGCCGTCCGGAAGTGCCCGAGTCGATGACCATCACCGTCTTCAAGGTGACGGGCGAGACCAACACCGACGACCTGTCGCCCGCACCTGACGCCACCACGCGCCCGGACATCCCGCTGCACGCGCTGGCGATGCTGAAGAACAAGCGCGACGGCATCGAGCCGGAAGAAGACGGCAAGCGCGGCCCGGTCGCCTTCATCGAGTCGCTGAAGGAGAAGGGCCACCTGGTCGCCTACGTCGGCGACGTGGTCGGCACCGGTTCTTCGCGCAAGTCCGCCACCAACTCGGTGCTGTGGTTCACCGGCGAAGACATTCCGTTCATCCCGAACAAGCGCTTCGGCGGCGTGTGCCTGGGTTCGAAGATCGCGCCGATCTTCTACAACACGATGGAAGACGCCGGCGCGCTGCCGATCGAACTCGACGTGTCGCAGATGAACATGGGTGACGTGGTCGAACTGCGTCCGTACGACGGCAAGGCGCTGAAAGACGGCAAGGTCATCGCCGAGTTCGCGGTGAAGTCCGATGTGCTGTTCGACGAAGTCCGTGCCGGCGGCCGCATTCCGCTGATCGTCGGCCGTGGCCTCACCGCCAAGGCGCGTGAAGCGCTGGGCCTGGCCCCGTCGACGCTGTTCCGCCTGCCGCAGAACCCGGCCGACACCGGCAAGGGTTACTCGCTGGCGCAGAAGATGGTCGGTCGCGCCTGCGGCCTGCCGGAAAACAAGGGTATTCGTCCGGGCACGTACTGCGAGCCGAAGATGACCTCGGTGGGTTCGCAGGACACCACCGGCCCGATGACCCGCGACGAGCTGAAGGACCTGGCCTGCCTGGGCTTCTCGGCCGACCTGGTCATGCAGTCGTTCTGCCACACCGCCGCTTACCCGAAGCCCGTCGACGTCAAGACGCACCACGAGCTGCCGGCCTTCATCAGCAACCGTGGCGGCATCGCGCTGCGCCCGGGCGACGGCGTGATCCACAGCTGGCTCAACCGCATGCTGCTGCCCGACACCGTCGGCACCGGCGGCGACTCGCACACGCGCTTCCCGGTGGGCATCTCGTTCCCGGCCGGTTCCGGCCTGGTCGCGTTCGCCGCGGCCACCGGCGTGATGCCGCTGGACATGCCGGAATCGGTGCTGGTCCGCTTCAAGGGCGAGATGCAGCCGGGCGTGACCCTGCGTGACCTGGTCAACGCGATCCCGCTGGCCGCGATCAAGCAGGGCCTGCTGACGGTCGCCAAGCAGGGCAAGAAGAACATCTTCTCCGGTCGCATCCTCGAGATCGAAGGTCTGCCGCACCTCAAGGTGGAGCAGGCGTTCGAACTCTCCGACGCCTCGGCCGAACGCTCGGCTGCCGGCTGCACGGTCCATTTGGACAAGGCGCCGATCATCGAGTACATCACCAGCAACATCACGCTGCTGAAGTGGATGATCGCGGAAGGGTATGCCGACCCGCGCTCGCTGGCGCGCCGCATCAAGGCGATGGAAGCGTGGCTGGCCAACCCGCAGCTGCTGGAAGGCGATGCCGATGCCGAGTACGCCGCGGTCATCGAGATCGACCTCAACGAGATCGTCGAGCCGATCCTGGCCTGCCCGAACGACCCGGACGACGTGAAGACGCTGTCCGACGTTGCCGGTGCGAAGATCGACGAGGTGTTCATCGGTTCGTGCATGACCAACATCGGTCACTTCCGTGCCGCGGCGAAGCTGCTGGAAGGCAAGCGCGACATCCCGACCCGCCTGTGGGTCGCGCCGCCGACCAAGATGGACGCGTCCGAGCTGACCAAGGAAGGCCACTACGGCACCTTCGGCACTGCCGGCGCGCGCATGGAAATGCCGGGCTGCTCGCTGTGCATGGGCAACCAGGCGCAGGCGCGCGAAGGCGCGACGGTGTTCTCCACCAGCACGCGCAACTTCCCGAACCGACTGGGTCGCAACACCAACGTGTACCTGGGTTCGGCCGAGCTGGCCGCCATCTGCTCGCGCCTGGGTCGCATCCCGACCCGCGAGGAGTACATGGCGGACGTCGGTGTGATCAACAGCAACGGCGCCGAGATCTACCGCTACATGAACTTCGACCAGATC
- a CDS encoding type II toxin-antitoxin system VapC family toxin has translation MIALDSSVLLDVLIGDPRYAEASETCIGDALAREDVVVCDAVVAEVQSMLDTSVNLMETLATLGIRYQPTLEAAAMRAGHMNKRFRSRGGRRERVVADFLIGAHALLQCDGLITRDDAFFRDYFKGLKLIVPKAT, from the coding sequence ATGATCGCTCTCGACTCCTCCGTCCTCCTCGATGTCCTCATCGGCGATCCGCGTTACGCGGAGGCGTCCGAGACGTGCATCGGCGATGCGCTCGCGCGCGAGGACGTGGTCGTGTGCGACGCGGTCGTCGCCGAAGTGCAGTCGATGCTCGACACCTCCGTCAACCTGATGGAGACGCTCGCCACGCTCGGCATCCGCTACCAGCCCACGCTGGAAGCCGCTGCGATGCGCGCCGGGCACATGAACAAACGTTTCCGCTCGCGCGGCGGACGACGCGAGCGCGTCGTCGCCGACTTCCTGATCGGCGCGCACGCGCTGTTGCAATGCGACGGCCTGATCACCCGCGACGACGCCTTTTTCCGCGATTACTTCAAGGGCCTCAAGCTCATCGTTCCGAAAGCGACTTGA
- a CDS encoding AbrB/MazE/SpoVT family DNA-binding domain-containing protein → MEATVAERGQITLPKAVRDALGLTKGTTLKVELDGGRIILRKDVSEALRKVRGKFKLVDGLETTDEALRATRGRAPNDPIE, encoded by the coding sequence GTGGAAGCCACCGTTGCCGAACGAGGCCAGATCACCCTGCCCAAGGCCGTGCGCGATGCGCTGGGCCTGACCAAGGGCACCACGCTGAAGGTCGAGCTGGACGGCGGCCGCATCATCCTGCGCAAGGACGTCAGCGAGGCGCTGCGCAAGGTGCGCGGCAAGTTCAAGCTGGTCGACGGCCTGGAAACCACCGACGAGGCCCTGCGCGCCACGCGCGGCCGGGCGCCGAACGACCCGATCGAATGA
- the acnA gene encoding aconitate hydratase AcnA, translated as MSQDSFQTRRQLSIDGRSLTYFSLPALGERFDIGRLPYSMKILLENLLRHEDGGATVGKEHIEAVAKWDAKAEPDTEIAFMPARVVLQDFTGVPCVVDLAAMRDAVTKLGGNPKQINPLIPSELVIDHSVQVDVFGTADALDLNGKIEFQRNMERYSFLRWGQKAFDNFKVVPPNTGIVHQVNLENLARVVVERDVDGEKLAFPDTVFGTDSHTTMINGIGVLGWGVGGIEAEAAMLGQPSSMLIPQVVGFKLTGALPEGTTATDLVLTVTQMLRKLGVVGKFVEFFGEGLQHLPLADRATIANMAPEYGATCGIFPIDAESLNYLRLSGRSASQIALVEAYAKAQGLWHEPGAPEASYSTTLELDLGDVKPSLAGPKRPQDRVLLNDVKQNYRDNLGPLTINRDKRSTAVSDFVAEGGGASVGNESLHKGIADIAIHGENVRLKDGAVVIAAITSCTNTSNPAVMLGAGLLARNAAKLGLKAKPWVKTSLGPGSLVVTDYLRKANVLDDLEKLGFFVVGYGCTTCIGNSGPLPTEVSAGIATGDLVVASVLSGNRNFEGRVHPEVKMNYLASPPLVVAYAIAGTVDIDLSREPLGKSTDGKDVFLKDIWPSNKEIGDVISATVGPELFAQNYADVFKGDTRWNTIASPEGESFAWDGASTYIKNPPYFDGMSMQVGSISDIHGARVLGLFGDSITTDHISPAGNIKKDSPAGRFLVSRGVQPADFNSYGSRRGNDDVMVRGTFANIRIKNLMFGGEEGGNTLYFKDGAAPEKLSIYDAAMKYKADGVPLVVLAGKEYGTGSSRDWAAKGTNLLGVKAVIAESFERIHRSNLVGMGVLPLLFNDGENAQTLGLDGSETFSVTGLQDGQSKRATVTATRKDGSTASFVVKVMLLTPKEVEYFRHGGILHYVLRQLASKKAD; from the coding sequence ATGTCACAAGACTCCTTCCAGACCCGCCGCCAGCTCTCCATCGACGGTCGCTCGCTCACCTACTTCAGTCTTCCCGCGCTGGGCGAACGCTTCGATATCGGCCGCCTGCCCTACTCCATGAAGATCCTGCTGGAGAACCTGTTGCGCCATGAGGACGGCGGGGCGACGGTGGGCAAGGAGCACATCGAGGCCGTGGCGAAGTGGGATGCCAAGGCCGAGCCCGATACCGAGATCGCCTTCATGCCGGCACGCGTGGTCCTGCAGGACTTCACCGGCGTGCCCTGCGTGGTCGACCTGGCGGCGATGCGCGACGCAGTGACGAAGCTGGGTGGCAACCCGAAGCAGATCAATCCGCTGATTCCGTCGGAGCTGGTCATCGATCACTCCGTGCAGGTGGACGTGTTCGGCACGGCCGATGCGCTGGACCTCAACGGCAAGATCGAGTTCCAGCGCAACATGGAGCGCTACAGCTTCCTGCGCTGGGGCCAGAAAGCCTTCGACAACTTCAAGGTGGTGCCGCCCAACACCGGCATCGTCCACCAGGTGAACCTGGAAAACCTGGCGCGCGTGGTAGTCGAGCGCGACGTGGACGGCGAGAAGCTCGCCTTCCCCGACACCGTGTTCGGTACCGACAGCCATACGACGATGATCAACGGCATCGGCGTGCTCGGCTGGGGCGTGGGCGGCATCGAGGCCGAGGCCGCGATGCTGGGCCAGCCTTCCTCGATGCTGATTCCGCAGGTGGTGGGCTTCAAGCTCACCGGCGCATTGCCGGAAGGCACCACCGCGACAGACCTGGTGCTCACCGTCACGCAGATGCTGCGCAAGCTCGGTGTGGTGGGCAAATTCGTCGAGTTCTTCGGCGAGGGCCTGCAGCATCTGCCGCTGGCCGACCGCGCCACCATCGCCAACATGGCGCCGGAGTACGGCGCGACCTGCGGCATCTTCCCGATCGATGCCGAATCGCTGAACTACCTGCGCCTGTCCGGCCGCAGCGCGTCGCAGATCGCACTGGTCGAGGCATACGCCAAGGCGCAGGGCCTGTGGCACGAGCCGGGCGCTCCGGAAGCGAGCTACTCCACCACACTGGAACTGGACCTGGGCGACGTGAAGCCCTCGCTGGCAGGCCCCAAGCGCCCGCAGGACCGCGTGTTGCTCAATGACGTCAAGCAGAACTATCGCGACAACCTGGGCCCGCTCACGATCAACCGCGACAAGCGCTCGACCGCCGTTTCCGATTTCGTGGCCGAGGGCGGCGGCGCCTCGGTCGGCAACGAATCGCTGCACAAGGGCATCGCCGACATCGCCATCCACGGCGAGAACGTGCGCCTGAAGGACGGTGCGGTGGTGATCGCCGCGATCACCTCGTGCACCAACACGTCCAACCCGGCGGTGATGCTCGGCGCGGGTCTGCTGGCACGCAATGCGGCGAAGCTGGGCCTGAAGGCCAAGCCATGGGTGAAGACCTCGCTCGGCCCGGGCTCGCTGGTCGTCACCGACTACCTGCGCAAGGCCAACGTGCTGGACGACCTGGAGAAGCTGGGCTTCTTCGTCGTCGGCTACGGCTGCACCACCTGCATCGGCAACTCCGGCCCGCTGCCGACGGAAGTCAGCGCGGGCATCGCCACCGGCGACCTGGTCGTGGCCTCGGTGCTGTCGGGCAACCGCAACTTCGAGGGCCGCGTGCATCCCGAGGTGAAGATGAACTACCTGGCCTCGCCGCCGCTGGTGGTGGCCTATGCGATCGCCGGCACGGTCGACATCGACCTCAGCCGCGAACCGCTGGGCAAGTCGACCGACGGCAAGGACGTGTTCCTGAAGGACATCTGGCCCAGCAACAAGGAAATCGGCGACGTCATCTCCGCCACCGTGGGTCCGGAACTGTTCGCGCAGAACTACGCCGACGTGTTCAAGGGCGACACGCGCTGGAACACCATCGCCTCGCCGGAAGGCGAGTCGTTCGCGTGGGACGGCGCCAGCACCTACATCAAGAACCCGCCCTACTTCGACGGCATGAGCATGCAGGTCGGTTCGATCTCCGACATCCATGGCGCACGCGTGCTGGGACTGTTCGGCGATTCGATCACCACCGACCACATCTCGCCGGCCGGCAACATCAAGAAGGACTCGCCGGCGGGCCGCTTCCTCGTTTCGCGCGGCGTGCAGCCGGCCGACTTCAACAGCTACGGCAGCCGTCGCGGCAACGACGACGTGATGGTGCGCGGCACCTTCGCCAACATCCGCATCAAGAACCTGATGTTCGGCGGTGAGGAAGGCGGCAACACGCTGTACTTCAAGGACGGCGCGGCACCCGAGAAGCTGTCCATCTACGACGCGGCCATGAAGTACAAGGCCGACGGCGTGCCGCTGGTGGTGCTGGCCGGCAAGGAATACGGCACCGGCTCCTCGCGCGACTGGGCGGCCAAGGGCACCAACCTATTGGGCGTGAAGGCGGTGATCGCCGAGAGCTTCGAGCGCATCCACCGTTCCAACCTGGTCGGCATGGGCGTACTGCCGCTGCTGTTCAACGACGGCGAGAACGCACAGACGCTGGGCCTGGACGGCTCGGAAACCTTCAGCGTCACCGGCCTGCAGGACGGCCAATCCAAGCGCGCCACCGTGACCGCCACGCGCAAGGACGGCAGCACCGCCTCGTTCGTGGTCAAGGTGATGCTGCTGACGCCGAAGGAAGTCGAGTACTTCCGCCACGGCGGCATCCTGCATTACGTGCTGAGGCAGCTGGCTTCGAAGAAGGCGGACTGA
- a CDS encoding YybH family protein, whose translation MEIGRAVKRLGAVALLVAVSTGCGRAPPEQRLRETIDALHEAVERKDAAGVRDLLADDFVGPDALDRDGVRRMAQVLFLRHGHVGANTGPVAIQMTPGHATARFSVAMTGGSGQLLPDAARLYEVETGWREQDGEWRLISARWEARL comes from the coding sequence ATGGAGATCGGCAGGGCGGTGAAACGCCTGGGCGCGGTGGCATTGCTGGTGGCGGTGTCCACCGGCTGCGGCCGTGCGCCGCCGGAGCAGCGCCTGCGGGAGACCATCGATGCGCTGCATGAGGCGGTGGAACGCAAGGACGCGGCCGGCGTCCGCGATCTGCTTGCGGACGATTTCGTCGGGCCCGATGCATTGGACCGCGACGGGGTGCGGCGCATGGCGCAGGTGCTGTTCCTGAGGCATGGGCATGTCGGCGCGAACACAGGCCCGGTTGCGATCCAGATGACTCCCGGCCACGCGACCGCGCGCTTCAGCGTCGCGATGACGGGTGGATCCGGGCAGCTGCTGCCGGACGCGGCCAGGCTCTACGAGGTCGAAACCGGCTGGCGCGAGCAGGACGGCGAATGGCGGCTCATCAGCGCGCGGTGGGAAGCCAGGCTGTAG
- a CDS encoding long-chain fatty acid--CoA ligase encodes MSFERPWLAQYPERVPAEIDMDEFSSVVAVLESAIGNYRDRPAFANLGKTLTYAQIDELSAQFAAYLLGELKLKKGDRVAIMMPNCLQYPIATFGILRAGLTVVNTNPMYTARELRHQLVDSGASAILVLDNFAHTVQEVIADTSVKQVITTGLGDMLGFPKGSVVNFVLKYVKKMVPDYELPGAIRFRDALALGQRHALPEVEIAGEDIAFLQYTGGTTGVAKGAMLTHRNMVANMQQAAAWVGTNVRLGEETIITALPLYHIFALTANGLVFMKFGGLNYMITNPRDMKGFVKELKSVRFTAITGVNTLFNGLLNTPGFSDLDFSSLHLTLGGGMAVQRAVAERWKQVTGVTLVEAYGLTESAPAACINPMDLAEYNGAIGLPIPSTDACVKDENGRILPMGEVGELCIKGPQVMKGYWNRPEETAGAIDADGWLHTGDMARMDEKGFFYIVDRKKDMILVSGFNVYPNEVEDVIAMMPGVLEVAAVGVPDDKSGEAVKVVIVKKDPSLTAEQVKAHARENLTGYKHPRYVEFRTELPKTNVGKILRRELRDNPTTH; translated from the coding sequence ATGAGTTTCGAACGTCCGTGGCTGGCCCAGTATCCAGAAAGGGTCCCGGCCGAGATCGACATGGATGAGTTTTCGTCCGTGGTCGCGGTGCTGGAAAGCGCCATTGGGAATTACCGCGACCGCCCTGCGTTCGCGAATCTGGGCAAGACCCTCACCTACGCGCAGATCGACGAGCTCAGCGCACAGTTCGCCGCCTACCTGCTGGGCGAGCTGAAGCTCAAGAAGGGCGATCGCGTCGCGATCATGATGCCCAACTGCCTGCAGTACCCCATCGCCACCTTCGGCATCCTGCGTGCCGGCCTGACGGTGGTGAATACCAATCCGATGTACACCGCGCGCGAGCTGCGCCACCAGCTGGTCGACTCGGGTGCGAGCGCCATCCTGGTGCTCGACAACTTCGCGCACACCGTGCAGGAAGTGATCGCCGACACCTCGGTGAAGCAGGTCATCACCACCGGGCTGGGCGACATGCTCGGATTCCCGAAGGGCTCGGTCGTCAACTTCGTGTTGAAGTACGTGAAGAAGATGGTGCCCGACTACGAGCTGCCGGGCGCGATCCGTTTCCGCGACGCCCTCGCCCTGGGCCAGCGCCATGCGCTGCCCGAGGTGGAGATCGCCGGCGAGGACATCGCCTTCCTGCAGTACACCGGCGGCACCACCGGCGTGGCCAAGGGCGCCATGCTGACCCACCGCAACATGGTCGCCAACATGCAGCAGGCGGCGGCGTGGGTGGGCACCAACGTGCGGCTGGGCGAAGAGACCATCATCACCGCGCTGCCGCTGTACCACATCTTCGCGCTGACGGCGAATGGCCTGGTCTTCATGAAGTTCGGTGGACTGAACTACATGATCACCAACCCGCGCGACATGAAGGGCTTCGTCAAGGAGCTCAAGAGCGTCCGCTTCACCGCCATCACCGGCGTCAATACGCTGTTCAACGGCCTGTTGAACACGCCGGGCTTCAGCGATCTGGATTTCTCCAGCCTGCACCTCACGCTGGGCGGCGGCATGGCCGTGCAGCGCGCGGTGGCCGAGCGCTGGAAGCAGGTGACCGGCGTGACCCTGGTCGAGGCCTACGGCCTCACCGAGTCCGCACCGGCGGCGTGCATCAACCCCATGGACCTGGCCGAGTACAACGGCGCCATCGGCCTGCCCATTCCGTCCACCGACGCCTGCGTCAAGGACGAGAACGGCCGCATCCTGCCGATGGGCGAAGTCGGCGAGCTGTGCATCAAGGGCCCGCAGGTCATGAAGGGCTACTGGAACCGACCGGAGGAAACCGCCGGCGCCATCGATGCCGACGGCTGGCTGCACACCGGCGACATGGCACGCATGGACGAGAAGGGTTTCTTCTACATCGTCGATCGCAAGAAGGACATGATCCTGGTGTCCGGCTTCAACGTGTATCCGAACGAAGTCGAGGACGTGATCGCGATGATGCCGGGCGTGCTGGAAGTGGCCGCGGTCGGCGTGCCGGACGACAAGTCCGGCGAGGCGGTCAAGGTGGTCATCGTCAAGAAGGATCCGTCGCTGACCGCCGAGCAGGTCAAGGCGCACGCGCGCGAGAACCTGACCGGTTACAAGCATCCGCGCTACGTCGAGTTCCGCACGGAACTGCCGAAAACCAACGTCGGCAAAATCCTGCGTCGCGAGCTGCGCGACAACCCGACCACGCACTGA
- a CDS encoding crotonase/enoyl-CoA hydratase family protein, translated as MSMIEKLHRTRAYPTLRVESDPAGDSHWMYMHNDHAQGARPCFRTELMDDMWSFLNSITLRENQRQSGRLRHVVLASSAPGAFNLGGDLQLFSQLIRANDREHLMAYARRCVDGVHHFHNGLGGDVRTIALVQGDALGGGMELALSCHTIVAEEDVDMGLPEVLFGLFPGMGAYSFLCKRVTPQLAERLILEGTILPSQEWHRMGVVDHLVPKGEGEAAVNDIIRRQQRAPHAHLAMNAVRAIGQPVGYDELVGITEVWVDTALALGEKALRTMERIVRAQERRSGTEAAA; from the coding sequence ATGAGCATGATCGAGAAGCTTCACCGCACGCGCGCCTACCCGACCCTGCGCGTCGAATCCGACCCCGCGGGCGACAGCCATTGGATGTACATGCACAACGACCACGCTCAGGGCGCGCGGCCGTGTTTCCGCACGGAGCTCATGGACGACATGTGGAGCTTCCTCAACTCGATCACGCTGCGCGAGAACCAACGCCAGAGCGGACGCCTGCGCCATGTCGTGCTCGCCTCCTCCGCTCCCGGCGCGTTCAATCTCGGCGGCGACCTGCAACTGTTCTCGCAGCTGATCCGCGCCAACGACCGCGAACACCTGATGGCCTATGCGCGCCGCTGCGTCGATGGCGTGCACCATTTCCACAACGGCCTGGGCGGCGACGTGCGCACCATCGCACTGGTCCAGGGCGATGCGCTGGGCGGCGGCATGGAGCTGGCGCTGTCGTGCCACACCATCGTGGCCGAGGAAGACGTCGACATGGGCCTGCCGGAAGTGCTGTTCGGGCTGTTCCCGGGCATGGGCGCGTATTCGTTCCTGTGCAAGCGCGTCACGCCACAGCTGGCCGAACGCCTGATCCTGGAAGGCACGATCCTGCCGAGCCAGGAATGGCACCGCATGGGCGTTGTCGACCATCTCGTGCCCAAGGGCGAAGGCGAAGCCGCGGTGAACGACATCATCCGCCGCCAGCAGCGCGCTCCGCATGCGCATCTGGCCATGAACGCCGTGCGCGCCATCGGCCAGCCGGTCGGTTACGACGAACTGGTGGGCATCACCGAAGTCTGGGTCGACACCGCCCTGGCCCTCGGCGAGAAGGCGCTGCGGACCATGGAGCGCATCGTGCGCGCGCAGGAACGCCGGTCGGGGACGGAAGCGGCGGCCTGA